The following proteins are co-located in the Gloeocapsa sp. DLM2.Bin57 genome:
- a CDS encoding adenosylcobinamide-GDP ribazoletransferase, translating to MLAHFLLVKTILKSFLGAIVFYTIIPLPLSWGLEIGRIARWTPIIGLIIGGILNLTDFLLIQLNMPILTRTGLILALWVALTGALHLDGVMDTADGLGVTDSDRRLEVMQDSRVGAFGAIAAMFLLLLKFTSLVELGSARYLGLILAPIWGRWGQVWAIALYPYLKPTGKGAFHKENIQLPQDLLIGLFCLLSIITLIMIFFEPQQWWCGIAMILSGLVVTFATNFWFYRQLGGFTGDSYGAVVEWIETLFLCCLIIINNR from the coding sequence ATATTGGCTCATTTTTTACTAGTGAAAACAATCCTTAAGTCCTTTTTAGGAGCAATAGTATTTTATACCATAATTCCTCTACCTCTATCTTGGGGATTAGAGATAGGGAGAATCGCTCGTTGGACACCAATTATTGGTTTAATTATCGGAGGGATACTTAATCTAACGGATTTTCTGCTGATTCAGCTAAATATGCCCATATTAACTCGTACTGGCTTGATTTTAGCTCTCTGGGTAGCTCTCACAGGAGCATTACACCTAGATGGAGTGATGGATACAGCAGATGGTTTAGGGGTAACTGATAGTGATAGACGTCTAGAAGTAATGCAAGATAGTCGGGTAGGTGCTTTTGGGGCGATCGCCGCTATGTTTTTATTATTACTGAAATTTACTAGCCTAGTAGAGTTAGGAAGCGCACGCTATCTGGGATTAATTTTAGCGCCAATTTGGGGACGTTGGGGACAAGTTTGGGCGATCGCCCTTTATCCTTATCTTAAACCCACGGGAAAGGGTGCATTTCACAAAGAGAATATACAATTACCCCAAGACTTATTGATAGGATTATTCTGCTTATTAAGTATAATTACTCTAATAATGATTTTCTTTGAACCCCAGCAATGGTGGTGTGGAATTGCTATGATTTTATCTGGTTTAGTAGTTACTTTTGCTACTAATTTTTGGTTTTACCGTCAGTTAGGAGGATTTACGGGTGATAGTTATGGAGCTGTTGTGGAATGGATAGAGACACTTTTTCTCTGCTGCTTAATAATCATAAACAATAGATGA
- a CDS encoding lipopolysaccharide biosynthesis protein — protein MKNTPKAKNLTNHSLNSVLWLLSGTGLKILIQLLQTVILSRLLTPKDFGLMGAALIIVRFIEQYPVGIGPALIQLPHLETKHLRTGFTLSLLFGLLIGGILWLCAPAFALFIANEQTIPILRFIAISFPLRSIATVAEALMERELKFRWLSTIQVLAYVIGYGVVGITLAFLGFGVWSLVLAYTVQIIIRSLIPLILQPHPKQLQLDKTTAKELVSLSGGFMLTNILEFFALQGDYIVVSRGLGLTALGLYTKAYHLMNLPAATLGQALNRVLFATLARVQNEQERLIKAYRRNIVIVALTILPLSVVMGVLAKEIILVLLGSQWTEVIAPFEILALGTFFRFGDKVTSSLARSSGQLYHVAWLKFIYAACVIIGSLWGLAYGILGVTIGVTIALIIQYLLLTQLAVSLTKISWQSVIISHTTAIPLTLVTGLVVWSNATLWRSLELGNFLVLTLSVVITASLVLLLIYLKPNFFLGEDGEWWLTTLSKPLAKLKSKRNAKNS, from the coding sequence ATGAAAAACACCCCAAAAGCTAAAAATCTCACCAATCATAGCCTAAATTCCGTCCTGTGGTTACTCTCGGGAACAGGGTTAAAGATTCTGATCCAATTACTCCAGACGGTTATTCTCTCCCGTTTACTTACCCCTAAAGATTTTGGGTTAATGGGAGCAGCTTTAATCATTGTTAGATTTATTGAACAATATCCTGTAGGTATTGGACCTGCATTAATTCAATTACCCCATCTAGAAACAAAACATTTACGTACAGGTTTTACCCTTTCTCTGTTGTTTGGGTTATTAATTGGGGGGATTTTATGGTTATGTGCTCCTGCTTTTGCTTTATTTATCGCTAATGAGCAAACTATACCCATTTTACGCTTTATCGCTATTAGCTTTCCCCTGCGCAGTATAGCTACAGTAGCAGAAGCTTTAATGGAGAGAGAGTTAAAATTCCGTTGGTTATCTACTATCCAAGTTTTAGCCTACGTTATTGGTTATGGTGTGGTGGGAATTACTTTAGCTTTTCTCGGTTTTGGGGTTTGGTCTCTAGTTTTAGCTTATACTGTACAAATTATCATCCGTAGTTTAATACCCTTAATCTTACAACCTCATCCGAAACAACTGCAATTAGATAAAACCACCGCTAAAGAGCTAGTCAGTCTCAGTGGTGGTTTTATGTTAACTAATATCTTAGAGTTTTTTGCTCTACAAGGAGATTATATAGTCGTCAGTCGTGGTTTAGGTTTAACCGCTTTAGGACTATATACTAAAGCTTACCACTTAATGAATTTACCTGCAGCCACCCTAGGACAAGCTTTGAATCGGGTTTTATTTGCTACCTTAGCTAGAGTACAAAATGAGCAGGAACGTTTAATTAAGGCTTATCGTCGTAATATCGTGATTGTGGCTTTAACCATCTTACCCCTTAGCGTGGTTATGGGTGTCCTCGCTAAAGAAATTATTCTAGTCTTATTAGGTTCACAATGGACAGAAGTAATCGCACCTTTTGAAATTCTAGCTTTGGGGACTTTTTTCCGTTTTGGGGATAAAGTCACTAGTTCTTTAGCTAGGTCTTCGGGACAATTATATCATGTGGCTTGGCTTAAGTTTATTTATGCAGCTTGTGTAATTATTGGTTCTCTTTGGGGTTTGGCTTATGGTATCTTAGGTGTCACCATTGGGGTAACCATCGCTCTGATTATACAATACCTCTTATTAACCCAATTAGCAGTAAGTTTAACTAAAATTTCTTGGCAAAGCGTAATTATTAGTCATACTACTGCAATACCTTTGACTCTGGTTACGGGTTTAGTCGTCTGGAGTAATGCTACCCTGTGGAGAAGTTTAGAGTTAGGTAATTTTCTAGTTTTGACTTTATCAGTGGTCATTACTGCTAGTTTAGTTTTATTATTAATCTATTTAAAACCTAATTTCTTTCTAGGAGAAGATGGGGAATGGTGGTTAACTACTCTCTCGAAACCTCTAGCTAAATTAAAAAGTAAACGTAATGCTAAAAATTCCTAA
- a CDS encoding O-antigen polysaccharide polymerase Wzy: protein MNPTIDLKTLLKPRPKASPFVPIKLYYRIGLVILLGLQLLIEFIEFLNSPNEATSWAALAALGQSIMLYLPIFFYRKSYGWFHPLVFIPLYTFAFNLPTFIPKVITLLVEGSGSLNYVPITSVALRGWGQESLINLNAFASLVTIISLGAYYLGFFLLPAPKTPKLRLRPIKYPGIKTLVAVLFSLLVFAIFLQLHGGLGGHLIANWLGGRHANLAGKYYWAFFINFGLVGCLIWLGMDSTAFIKPLFWGCAITAMMTRFLYSGSRGSVIFFLMIGVMIWMMRKGRFSFTKVIVIILVAILGVGILGTFRNVVRDTGVADVTTLTDLQGGITKAIGNDEEAGELTGGRNGGPLPMLAYVPKREGYLYGSTYLAAVTLFIPRSIWPDKPGLCGSRASRTFYFENANWGIPCGSIGEAYWNFGIPGVCVAFFLYGYFHKWLANSFRKYSGEVGMIVLYAIALFYIRPDTTVIMKAVQLLIQAVILLYLWGGIAVFSRRRKRIG from the coding sequence ATGAATCCAACCATAGACTTAAAAACCTTACTCAAACCTCGTCCGAAAGCATCTCCTTTTGTGCCGATTAAACTATATTATAGAATTGGTTTAGTTATTTTATTAGGGTTGCAGTTATTAATTGAGTTTATCGAGTTTTTAAATAGTCCTAATGAGGCGACTAGTTGGGCTGCTTTAGCTGCTTTAGGACAATCAATCATGTTATACTTACCCATATTTTTTTATCGTAAGAGTTATGGTTGGTTTCACCCCTTGGTATTTATTCCCCTATATACTTTTGCTTTTAATTTACCGACATTTATTCCGAAAGTTATTACTTTATTAGTAGAAGGTAGTGGTAGTTTAAATTATGTTCCCATAACTAGTGTAGCCTTAAGAGGTTGGGGACAAGAAAGTTTAATTAACTTGAATGCTTTTGCTTCTTTAGTAACGATAATCAGTTTAGGCGCATATTATTTAGGCTTTTTTCTCTTACCTGCGCCGAAGACTCCTAAACTAAGATTAAGACCAATAAAATATCCAGGGATTAAAACTCTAGTAGCGGTCTTATTTTCTCTGTTAGTATTTGCTATCTTTTTACAACTCCATGGAGGATTAGGAGGTCATTTAATCGCCAATTGGTTAGGAGGAAGACACGCTAATCTCGCGGGTAAATATTATTGGGCTTTTTTCATTAACTTTGGTTTAGTTGGTTGTTTAATTTGGTTAGGAATGGATTCAACTGCATTTATAAAACCCTTGTTTTGGGGTTGCGCAATTACAGCGATGATGACGAGATTTTTATATAGTGGTTCCCGTGGATCTGTAATCTTTTTCTTGATGATTGGGGTGATGATTTGGATGATGCGCAAAGGAAGATTTTCTTTTACGAAAGTAATCGTAATTATTTTAGTAGCTATCTTGGGAGTGGGGATATTAGGAACATTTAGAAATGTGGTTAGAGATACTGGGGTAGCTGATGTAACTACTTTAACAGATTTGCAAGGAGGGATAACTAAAGCGATTGGTAACGATGAAGAAGCAGGAGAATTAACAGGAGGTCGTAACGGTGGACCATTACCGATGTTAGCATATGTACCCAAGCGAGAAGGTTATTTGTATGGGAGTACTTATTTAGCTGCAGTAACTTTGTTTATTCCTAGAAGTATTTGGCCCGATAAACCTGGTTTATGTGGTAGTCGCGCGTCGAGAACATTTTATTTTGAAAACGCCAATTGGGGTATTCCTTGTGGTTCAATTGGGGAAGCTTATTGGAATTTTGGTATTCCTGGAGTGTGTGTGGCTTTTTTCCTTTATGGTTATTTTCATAAGTGGTTAGCTAACTCTTTTCGGAAGTATTCAGGTGAAGTGGGGATGATAGTTTTGTATGCGATCGCTTTATTTTACATACGTCCTGATACAACAGTAATTATGAAAGCGGTTCAGTTATTAATTCAAGCGGTAATTTTACTATATCTCTGGGGTGGAATAGCTGTTTTTTCTCGTCGTCGGAAGAGAATTGGCTAA
- a CDS encoding glycosyltransferase: protein MLISVGIPFYNNQTTLPEAIRSVFAQTYQNWELLLVDDGSSDASVAIAKSSQDSRVRVITDGENKGLAWRLNQIAQLAKGEYLARMDGDDLMHPERLQRQLEYLTQNPQVDLIATGVYSLNQDNQIQGIRGLEDLTDMSAKKVLLNKGLIIHPTVMATREWFRRYPYDTSYPRTQDRELWCRVANTSRFAKISEPLYFYRESLINPQKYLKTYWLSSRLNWRLLRSYGMTNLGLLGTLQQMGSIPVKMLAYQGLTWLGKQDLLLRQRNETLSLNQQQEAEVILNHILNYPVAGL from the coding sequence ATGTTAATTTCTGTAGGGATTCCTTTTTATAATAATCAAACCACTTTACCTGAAGCGATTCGTTCTGTTTTTGCCCAAACTTACCAGAATTGGGAGTTATTATTGGTTGATGATGGTTCGAGTGATGCTTCTGTAGCGATCGCTAAATCTAGCCAAGATAGTCGGGTAAGGGTAATAACCGATGGAGAAAATAAGGGTTTAGCTTGGCGTTTAAATCAAATTGCACAGTTAGCTAAAGGTGAATATTTAGCTAGAATGGATGGAGATGATTTAATGCACCCAGAAAGGTTACAACGTCAGTTAGAATACTTAACCCAAAACCCCCAAGTAGATTTAATCGCTACAGGGGTTTATTCTCTTAATCAGGATAATCAGATTCAGGGTATCCGTGGTTTAGAAGACTTAACAGATATGAGTGCAAAAAAGGTATTGTTAAATAAGGGTTTGATTATTCATCCTACGGTTATGGCAACTAGAGAATGGTTTAGACGTTATCCCTATGATACTTCTTATCCTCGTACTCAAGATCGGGAGTTATGGTGTCGGGTAGCTAATACTTCTCGTTTTGCTAAAATATCCGAGCCTTTGTATTTTTATCGTGAGAGTTTGATTAATCCCCAAAAGTATCTGAAAACCTATTGGTTGTCTTCTCGTCTAAATTGGCGCTTATTGCGAAGCTATGGTATGACTAATTTAGGCTTATTGGGTACTTTACAACAAATGGGGAGTATCCCTGTAAAAATGTTAGCTTATCAGGGTTTGACTTGGTTGGGGAAACAAGATTTATTATTGCGTCAACGTAATGAAACTCTGAGTCTTAATCAACAACAAGAAGCGGAAGTTATCCTTAATCATATTCTTAATTATCCTGTAGCTGGTTTATGA
- a CDS encoding glycosyltransferase family 1 protein produces MKTKILHLITRLAVGGAQDNTFISVEKGDRSRFMIHLASHPEGIWRDRANQVADVFHPIPHLVNPVNPVTDLQALLEIISLLRRENFALIHTHSSKAGILGRIAARIVGVPVIIHTIHGFSFHDFMPFWQRQLYINLEKMMKSYSDFIITVSELNRQQGVELGILDLERSQTVYSGIDFSKLDQPVNQEAMRQNLDIPPDYQIIVMVGRLDPQKAPQYLIDAFAQVLLSCPQTILLLVGEGEEQVNLEHQVKTLGIAQKVKFLGFRRDIPSILQTADIFALSSLWEGLGRAMTEAMLLGKPVVVPEIYGIPEIVHHQETGLLFPPKDVNQLAQHLIYLLENPPLAKQLGDNAQKLTRELFDAKIMVKQLEDIYLKLLNE; encoded by the coding sequence ATGAAGACGAAGATTTTACACTTAATTACTAGATTAGCGGTTGGTGGGGCTCAGGATAATACCTTTATTTCTGTCGAAAAAGGCGATCGCTCTCGTTTTATGATACATCTAGCTTCTCATCCTGAAGGAATATGGCGCGATCGCGCTAACCAAGTAGCAGATGTTTTTCATCCTATACCCCATTTAGTTAACCCCGTTAATCCCGTCACCGATTTACAAGCTTTATTAGAAATCATCTCTCTGTTACGTCGGGAAAATTTTGCTTTAATTCACACGCACAGTTCAAAAGCGGGTATTTTAGGACGTATAGCTGCTAGAATAGTCGGTGTACCCGTGATTATCCACACTATCCACGGTTTTTCTTTTCATGATTTTATGCCTTTTTGGCAACGTCAACTCTATATCAATCTAGAAAAAATGATGAAATCTTACAGTGATTTTATTATTACTGTCAGTGAATTAAATCGTCAACAGGGAGTTGAGTTGGGTATTCTGGATTTAGAACGTAGTCAAACGGTTTATAGTGGGATAGACTTTAGTAAATTAGATCAACCCGTCAATCAAGAAGCAATGCGTCAAAATCTGGATATACCCCCAGACTATCAGATTATTGTTATGGTAGGACGTTTAGACCCCCAAAAAGCCCCCCAATATCTGATTGATGCTTTTGCTCAAGTATTGTTATCTTGTCCCCAAACTATATTATTATTAGTAGGAGAAGGTGAAGAGCAAGTTAATCTAGAACATCAAGTAAAAACACTAGGAATCGCCCAAAAGGTGAAATTCTTAGGCTTTAGAAGGGATATTCCCTCTATTTTACAAACAGCTGATATTTTTGCTCTCTCTTCTCTCTGGGAAGGGTTAGGAAGAGCAATGACAGAAGCGATGTTATTAGGTAAACCCGTTGTTGTCCCTGAAATTTATGGTATTCCAGAAATAGTCCATCATCAGGAGACTGGTTTATTGTTTCCACCTAAAGACGTGAATCAATTAGCGCAACATCTGATTTACTTACTGGAAAATCCACCACTAGCTAAACAACTAGGGGATAATGCTCAAAAACTAACTAGAGAGTTGTTTGATGCTAAAATCATGGTCAAACAATTAGAAGATATTTATTTAAAACTGCTCAATGAGTAA
- a CDS encoding sulfotransferase family protein, whose amino-acid sequence MSNKLVQKISLRLQGYDSLKDVVIHEYKVIYFVIPKVASSSVKTLFKNLLDIDSPSPHTTKFPTLDRHKLSEYPDYLKFCFVRNPWDRLVSCYFSKIKKDYNLNIDTRVRLAQLLQPSLSGKVSWLPYPVINSQMSFTEFVYAVADIPESKADKHFRSQYTFITDSEGKLIPDFIGHFETLNADFATIVQKIGLPTPNLPHELKTNHQHYSTYYTPETWAIVAQRYQRDIELFGYDQDDLNILSS is encoded by the coding sequence ATGAGTAATAAGTTAGTCCAAAAAATCAGTTTACGCTTACAGGGTTATGATAGTCTCAAAGATGTGGTTATTCATGAGTATAAAGTTATTTATTTTGTTATTCCTAAAGTAGCTAGTAGTAGCGTTAAAACCCTCTTTAAAAATTTACTCGATATCGACTCTCCTTCTCCCCATACGACTAAGTTTCCTACTCTCGATCGCCATAAGTTATCAGAGTATCCCGATTATTTAAAATTCTGTTTTGTCAGAAATCCTTGGGATAGGTTAGTGTCTTGTTATTTTAGTAAAATTAAAAAAGATTATAATCTTAATATCGATACCAGAGTGAGATTAGCCCAACTTTTACAACCTTCTCTCAGTGGTAAGGTGAGTTGGTTACCCTATCCCGTGATTAATTCCCAGATGAGTTTTACTGAATTTGTTTACGCGGTTGCTGATATTCCCGAGAGTAAAGCTGATAAACATTTTCGTTCTCAATATACCTTTATTACCGATTCTGAAGGTAAGTTAATACCTGATTTTATTGGACATTTTGAAACTTTAAACGCTGATTTTGCCACCATTGTGCAAAAAATTGGTTTACCTACCCCCAATCTTCCCCACGAACTGAAAACTAATCACCAACATTATAGTACTTATTATACTCCTGAAACCTGGGCGATCGTTGCACAACGTTATCAAAGGGATATAGAGTTATTCGGTTATGATCAAGATGATTTAAACATATTAAGTAGTTAA
- a CDS encoding Dynamin family protein translates to MLKSTFAIEYHEKLQALTCCDEHLDFIEKIVSSNLVVQADKLTILNQVKKIKNRSLDPNFYLAVVGEFSSGKSSFINALLRDELLKTSALVTTAVATEIRFGKHLVLKTILNLNGKEWKLKTFENSKLITITALNIQKITIRELIHLLTSDNHLTAKINNLTISHPANFLKEGTVIIDTPGTNAINVEHGTITKQTIADIADAAVIIIPATTPLSQSLANFLDTSLRPFLHRCIFVVTKMDNIRKRERESLVEDLKNRLTTMLGLDNPDLLPISSQVVLDQLTLDEESEISSEEQIWLNRFQDLENFLSQKLRSERIIIIAENLLRLLTNILEQLEINLTQEWQTYEDRQLALKNNIIQDLGYFTSEHKNKYRSEIEQAIQQTQNQLNSKILEYQEQKKQQIKREILTITDWDELKVFTENGAESILGGGQPLLQRIIETQINDLNNKHQKAQENFLQEFSQEYKKLEALGNTLNVSNHITSQALAQDTGQIFSEMKELHTQQENEAAGRVMTGIAVGIIGSILIPGVGALLGGIIGASVSRWLGPSLEERKNDLWFKLEPSLNSYFQDLKKQIQNEITTHGYQLINSLEEHIDLYMNKYKSVVDIMLLEQQEELNRLNELQINTETYLKEIARRKKQIEQQKTRLI, encoded by the coding sequence ATGCTTAAATCAACTTTTGCTATAGAATATCACGAAAAGTTACAAGCTTTAACCTGTTGTGATGAACATCTGGACTTTATTGAAAAAATTGTCAGTAGTAACTTAGTTGTTCAAGCAGATAAATTAACCATTCTGAACCAAGTTAAGAAAATTAAGAATCGGAGTCTAGATCCTAACTTTTATTTAGCTGTAGTGGGAGAATTTTCTAGTGGTAAAAGTAGTTTTATCAATGCTTTGCTAAGAGATGAATTGTTAAAAACATCAGCTTTAGTAACCACTGCTGTAGCTACAGAAATAAGATTTGGAAAACATTTGGTACTTAAAACTATTTTAAATTTAAATGGCAAGGAATGGAAATTAAAAACATTTGAAAATTCAAAACTCATTACTATTACTGCTTTAAATATACAAAAAATAACAATAAGAGAATTAATTCATCTCTTGACTAGCGATAATCATCTCACAGCAAAAATCAATAATCTAACAATTAGCCATCCTGCTAACTTTCTGAAAGAAGGAACTGTTATTATTGACACTCCAGGAACTAATGCTATCAATGTAGAACACGGAACTATTACAAAACAAACGATCGCCGATATAGCAGATGCAGCAGTAATTATCATTCCCGCAACCACCCCTTTATCTCAAAGTCTAGCTAACTTCTTAGATACTTCTCTACGTCCTTTCTTACATAGATGTATTTTTGTAGTCACTAAAATGGATAATATTAGGAAAAGAGAAAGGGAAAGTTTAGTCGAGGATTTAAAAAATCGTCTCACTACCATGTTAGGTCTTGACAATCCCGATCTTTTGCCAATATCTTCTCAAGTTGTTTTAGATCAACTTACCCTAGATGAAGAAAGCGAAATTTCATCAGAAGAACAAATTTGGTTAAATCGTTTTCAGGATTTAGAAAACTTTTTAAGCCAAAAACTGCGTTCAGAAAGAATAATTATTATTGCTGAAAATTTGCTGCGACTATTAACTAATATTCTAGAACAACTTGAAATCAACTTAACTCAAGAATGGCAAACCTATGAAGATCGTCAATTAGCCTTAAAAAATAATATTATTCAAGACTTAGGCTATTTTACTTCAGAACATAAAAATAAATATCGTTCTGAAATAGAGCAAGCTATCCAACAAACTCAAAATCAACTCAATTCTAAAATACTGGAATATCAAGAACAAAAAAAACAACAAATTAAACGTGAAATTTTGACTATTACTGATTGGGATGAATTAAAAGTTTTTACAGAAAATGGTGCAGAATCAATACTTGGAGGAGGACAACCACTCTTACAAAGAATAATCGAAACGCAAATTAATGATTTAAACAATAAACACCAAAAAGCACAAGAAAACTTTTTACAAGAATTTTCTCAAGAATACAAAAAACTCGAAGCATTAGGAAATACTTTAAATGTATCTAATCATATCACTAGTCAAGCTTTAGCTCAAGATACAGGTCAGATTTTTTCAGAAATGAAAGAACTTCATACCCAGCAAGAAAATGAAGCCGCAGGTAGAGTCATGACAGGTATTGCTGTAGGTATAATAGGCTCTATTTTAATACCTGGGGTAGGGGCACTTTTAGGAGGAATAATTGGTGCTTCAGTTTCTCGGTGGCTAGGACCATCTTTAGAAGAAAGAAAAAATGATTTATGGTTTAAATTAGAGCCAAGTTTAAATAGTTATTTTCAAGATTTAAAAAAACAAATCCAAAATGAAATTACTACTCATGGTTACCAATTAATAAATTCTTTAGAGGAACATATTGATTTATATATGAATAAATATAAGAGTGTAGTTGACATAATGCTATTGGAACAACAAGAAGAGTTAAATCGGTTAAACGAATTGCAAATCAATACCGAAACATATTTAAAAGAAATTGCCAGACGGAAAAAGCAAATAGAACAACAAAAAACTAGATTAATTTAA
- a CDS encoding GTPase, translating to MKIDPELLKKITTQSLANKSIGVKGLLNSIHQDPKLRNWVTMESIPLVPIPFKKHNNWHILTLLVTRQTLEDGTQIFNSPWGMIEWVVPQGIVVQIQDLRWNDSIIELQANQPKTINIEPAEPNLTLNNETKLHRENTLFELLDSFFLEPFPLDNLAPHYLGLLPREIYDYYWLLIPESKTWLTPHFSTEDETETTNQETEIITDTQPEKNAVNQESTLPLPLDLSIYLQEWIEELQQIVDTGKIPGLLNELDDYEFRLLQPGFRLAVVGEFSRGKSNLINSLLGEDVVPVGNLPTTSCLISICSDQENKIDFYLPNQTVKTKTLSEESWSELLTTDITEDNLAKIRVKINNPWLEKLDVELIDTPGANDLNTQRAAIIFDLLNQCDAVILVISATMPLSLTEVNFLEEEIIGRHVPRILVVISKLDLIESQERESVFNHITNRLAQISANIPVLPLHPLESNQSATDTIGNIKNYLKQMVDQGERKVWRSRQIASQLLDYCTQLKSLGEAVIAQDSLEEDNRQKEINEIKKSIQEAEIYWQQLEIDLEQKRMTNYRYFEQKILEFKHNLLDILKFQLKKTSNPKLWWEEDLQFILRKELVNFSRNLENTLVQKIAEDNTWLETKVTEYFATEMATVLPVSNYNCDMLLNNLEELSLTDLKKYRLLTRLGSSAAIIGGYILGGPIGVIASTGIWLYGEDLMNRTGEDQKEIIEQELESKITLSFTQYCQKISQRLTDVYRQIIQETWVTKKQWQQRKQALVEKTNSPQDIEKWTRIVKQINDVQANIINALNQ from the coding sequence ATGAAAATAGATCCCGAATTGCTCAAAAAAATAACCACTCAATCTTTAGCCAATAAATCAATAGGTGTTAAAGGATTACTTAACAGTATTCACCAAGATCCTAAGTTGAGAAATTGGGTAACCATGGAATCCATTCCTTTAGTACCTATTCCTTTTAAAAAACATAATAATTGGCATATTTTAACATTATTAGTGACTCGCCAGACTCTCGAAGACGGTACTCAAATATTTAATTCACCTTGGGGAATGATTGAATGGGTTGTCCCCCAAGGTATAGTTGTCCAAATACAAGATTTACGCTGGAATGACAGTATTATTGAATTGCAAGCCAATCAACCCAAAACTATTAATATTGAACCTGCTGAGCCTAATTTAACCCTAAATAATGAAACTAAACTGCACAGAGAAAATACACTTTTTGAATTATTAGACTCCTTCTTTTTAGAGCCTTTTCCTTTAGATAATCTAGCGCCTCACTACCTAGGATTATTACCCAGAGAGATTTATGATTATTACTGGTTGTTAATTCCTGAAAGCAAAACATGGTTAACTCCCCATTTTTCAACCGAGGATGAAACCGAAACTACCAATCAAGAAACAGAAATAATTACTGATACTCAACCAGAGAAAAATGCCGTTAATCAAGAATCAACTTTACCCCTACCTTTAGATTTAAGTATCTATTTACAGGAATGGATTGAAGAATTACAGCAGATAGTTGATACCGGGAAAATCCCAGGATTGTTAAATGAATTAGATGATTATGAATTTCGACTATTACAACCTGGTTTTAGATTAGCAGTTGTAGGTGAATTTAGTCGAGGCAAAAGTAACTTAATCAATTCTTTATTAGGAGAAGATGTTGTACCTGTTGGTAATTTGCCAACCACATCTTGTTTAATCTCCATATGTTCAGATCAAGAAAATAAAATTGATTTTTATTTGCCTAATCAAACAGTCAAAACTAAAACATTGAGCGAAGAATCTTGGTCAGAATTATTAACAACAGATATTACCGAAGATAATCTCGCTAAAATTAGGGTGAAAATTAACAATCCTTGGTTAGAAAAACTTGATGTTGAACTAATCGATACTCCTGGAGCTAATGATTTAAATACTCAAAGAGCAGCTATTATTTTTGACTTGCTCAATCAGTGTGACGCAGTAATATTAGTAATTAGTGCCACAATGCCACTAAGTTTAACAGAAGTTAATTTTTTGGAAGAAGAAATAATCGGTCGTCATGTTCCTCGTATTTTGGTAGTAATTTCTAAACTAGATCTAATTGAAAGCCAAGAAAGAGAGTCAGTATTCAACCATATCACTAACCGTTTAGCCCAAATCTCCGCCAATATTCCTGTTTTACCATTACATCCTCTTGAGTCAAATCAATCAGCAACAGATACCATAGGTAATATCAAGAACTATTTAAAACAAATGGTTGATCAAGGTGAACGAAAAGTATGGCGTAGTCGTCAAATTGCTTCACAGTTGTTAGATTATTGCACTCAATTAAAAAGTTTAGGAGAAGCAGTAATTGCTCAGGATTCATTAGAAGAAGATAACCGCCAAAAAGAAATCAATGAAATTAAAAAATCAATTCAAGAAGCGGAAATATATTGGCAACAATTAGAAATAGATTTAGAACAAAAAAGAATGACAAATTATCGATACTTCGAACAAAAAATCTTAGAATTTAAGCATAATTTATTAGATATACTTAAATTCCAACTCAAGAAAACATCTAATCCTAAACTGTGGTGGGAAGAAGATTTACAATTTATTTTACGCAAAGAACTAGTTAATTTTTCTCGCAACCTAGAAAATACCCTTGTTCAAAAAATAGCCGAAGATAATACCTGGTTAGAAACTAAAGTAACTGAGTATTTTGCCACAGAAATGGCTACAGTCCTTCCCGTCAGTAATTATAATTGTGATATGCTGCTCAATAACCTAGAAGAATTATCTTTAACAGACTTAAAAAAATATCGTCTTTTAACTCGTTTAGGTAGTAGCGCTGCCATTATTGGAGGCTATATTTTAGGAGGTCCAATTGGGGTTATTGCTAGTACAGGAATCTGGTTATATGGGGAAGATCTAATGAATAGAACAGGAGAAGACCAAAAAGAAATAATAGAGCAAGAGTTAGAGTCTAAAATAACTTTATCTTTTACTCAGTATTGTCAAAAAATATCCCAAAGATTAACCGATGTTTATCGACAAATTATTCAAGAAACTTGGGTAACAAAAAAACAATGGCAACAACGTAAACAAGCTTTGGTTGAGAAAACCAATTCTCCCCAAGACATAGAAAAATGGACAAGAATCGTTAAACAAATTAATGATGTCCAAGCCAATATTATTAACGCTCTAAACCAATAA